Below is a window of Caballeronia insecticola DNA.
CGAGTTCGTGAGCGGGCTGGCAGATCGGATCATCGAAGTGAAAACCGATGGCACGCTGCGCGACTTCGGCGGGAATTACGAAGACTTCTTGTCGAGCCAAGGGATTCAGTAAGCCCCGGCTTCTCGCATCGTTTGAAAAAACGGCCCGTTTCGAAAGAACGGGCCGTTTTTTTATGGCTTACAGGCGGTCGTTCCGAAACCGCATCGCCGTGCCTTCGCGCCGGATGCGCTCCCAGATCGCGCGCTTTTCCTCGTCGTTGAGGAACACCCAGTTGGAGACTTCGCCGGCCGTGCGGCCGCAGCCCTTGCAGACTTCGTCGAAGAGCGTGGAACAAACGCCGATGCAAGGGCTATCCGGCAGGTCGTGAAGATTCGAGGACATGGGCAAACTCTTGACCGCGCTGTCGCCGCGAAAAAAGGGCGACAACGCAATGGTCGATTCGTAAAAAAAGCTCAGCGGGCGATACTGTAGCCTATTCGCGCGATCCAGTGATGTCGCTGGTTGTAATCGAGGATATCCTCGCCGTAACCGTTGAAATAGCTCGCGAACAGATAACCGCCCCACGCGCTGCCGACGAGTTTCGCCAACGGATAAGTCAGTTGCGACTCGACGCTGCCGTACCAGTGCTTCGTGCCCTTGCGCAGCGTGGTCGCGAGTTGCCAGCCGTCCGGGCTGCCGTACTTCACGAGGAAATCCACATAGCCGCGATAGTCGGCGATATCCTGGTTGCCGCTCTTCGACAGGTAGTAGTAGAACTTCGGCGAGAGCGTCAGGTGATTGCCGTTCAGGTTGCCGAAATCCCACGTCGGGCGCACGAACAAAATATTGATCGCGCGCGATTCGTCGCCGCTCTTGCCGTTCGACTCGTGCCCGATGCCCGCCGCCACGCCCATGCGCGTGAACAACGGACTCTTCACGCCCGTGTCCTCCACGTAATAAAACAGCTGCGGCTGAAAGCTGATGTCGCGAAACGGCACGGACTCGGCAGACAAATTCCAGATGGCCGTTTGCGTATAGCCGAAGTACAGGTTGTCGAGGAAGCCGCGCGAGCGTGGATCGTCGGGCAGATGCAGCCGGTACTTGAAGCTGAACTGAAACTTGGCGAGGTTGTCGCCGTTCTTGCCGTCGGCGAAGTAGGTCGGCTCGAAGGTCGAGAAGCGGCCCGAGAGCATTGTGTCCTGCGAGGTCGTCGGCACGGCCGCGGTATTCGCGGCGGCGGTCGCCGTGGCGAGCTGCGCGGGCGTCGTGGCCTGCGTTTCTCGGCGCTCCGCGGCGGCGACCTGCGTCTGGCTCTCGCCACGGTTCAGCGTGACGAGCATCGGCGATGTATCGAATCCGACCGGGTCGATCTTGATGATGCCTCGCGCCGACTCGGGCCACGGCGCGGTAAAGCGCACACGACGATACTGGCCCGGCGCGAGACGCAGACGGTCCGGCACGCGCGGATCGCGCGCGAGCGTGATCGGCGCGGGCGGCAGATCGCCGTTGGTCAGTTTGACGGTCAGTTGCTTCGGCACGTCGATGGTGAGCGGCTTGGCATCGTCGTCGGTGTAGAGCAGCGTCAGTTCAAGAGGCTGCGCGGCGGCCGCTTCGCGCGCGGGTTGCAGAACGGCGACGGTTGCATGGGCGCCACCGCTCAGGGTCGAAGTCAGAGTAAGCGCCATGAGCGCGATGGAGCGCACTCGGGCGCGGCTCCGCGTTGGGCGAAAAGCCATGTAGTTAGGGTCCTGGAGGTCGCCCGGCAAGCTCGGTTGAAGCCGGCGTGCAGCGGCTGCGGGTCAGTCGGTCAGCTTATTGTACGAATCGTACGCGGGTAGCAATCGCGATGCCTGCTCCAGAAAAACATTTCTCGTGGGCCACTCAGCTTGAGAACACCGCCTGCCACAACATCGCCCCGTTCAACGCGACGATGATCCCCGCGCACCCCCATGCCAGCGCGAGCGGCACGCGCGCGACGCGCCAGCGACCCATCAGCGCGGCGTCGGAGGCGAAGCGCACGAGCGGAATCACGGCGAGCGGCAATTGCAGGCTCAACACGACCTGCGTCGCGACCAGCAAAGTATTCGAGCCGTGCTGACCGAATGCCGCGACCGCAACGAGCGCCGGTCCGATCGCGAGGCCGCGCGTCAGGAGCGCGCGGGCCCAGCGCGCCATCTTCAGGCGCAGGAAGCCTTCCATCACGGCCTGACCGGCGAGCGTGCCGGTGACCGTCGCGTTCAGCCCGCAGGCGAGCAGGGCGACAGCGAACACGACGCCCGCCCAGTGGCTCCCGACGAGCGGCGCGATCAGACGGTGCGCATCGGCGAGATCGTCGACATCGAAATGGCCACTCGCGTGAAATACCGCCGCCGCGACAATCAACAACGACGCATTGACGACGAACGCCAGCGACAGCGACGCGAACGTGTCGATGTTGACGCCCGTGAGCGCGCGCTCGACGGTCGAATCGTCGCGGGCGGGCGCGTGCTCCTTGACGAGCGCGGAGTGCAGGTAGAGGTTGTGCGGCATCACGGTTGCGCCGAGCACGCCGGCGGCGAGCCACAGCATGCCGGCATCGCGCAGGAGTTCGCGCGACGGCGCGAGACCGCGCAGCGCGTTGCTCCAGACCGGGTGCGCGAGCGCGAGTTCGACGACGAAGCAGAAGCTCACGAACAGAATCAGCGCCGTCACGGCGCGTTGCAGCGGCCGCCTGCCGCGGCTTTGGAGGGCGAGCATCGCGAATGTGCCGACCGCCGAGCACAGCACGCCGGCGGTAAGCGAGAGGCCGAAGAGCATCTGCAAGGCGACCGCGCTGCCGACGACTTCCGCGACGTCGCACGCGATGATCGCGATTTCGCACGCGATCCACAGCACGAGCGTCGTGCGCCGGCTGTAGCGTTCGCGGCACAACTGCGCGAGATCGCGGCCCGTGACGACGCCCACGCGCGAGGCGATCCATTGCAACAGCATGCCCATCAGGCTCGCCAGCAGTACGACGAAGAGCAGCGAATACCCGTAACGCGCGCCGCTGGCGAGCGCGGTCGCCCAGTTGCCCGGGTCCATATAGCCCACGGCGACGAGCGCGCCCGCGCCGGCGAACGAATACCAGCGTCCGCGCGGATGCGGCGTTCGTGGTCCCCCGTCCCGGCTTGCCGCGGGCTGAGTGTCGGAATTCCCGGCGGACAGCTGGGCAAGCACGGAGGGATTGGTATTCATGCGGGAGCGGCCTCGAATAGCGGGGCAACGAGCGGCGTCATGGGTGGTATACGCGTGCGTTGCGGTTCAGGATGCGCTGCATTTCGCGACGCAAGTCGAATTGGCTCGCAACAACTGTTCCGCTGGCTATTCGTCAGACTCGGGCGCCCGATTGCATGGGTTGTCGCTAGCGCGCCGGCGTCCATCTCCGG
It encodes the following:
- a CDS encoding Nramp family divalent metal transporter: MNTNPSVLAQLSAGNSDTQPAASRDGGPRTPHPRGRWYSFAGAGALVAVGYMDPGNWATALASGARYGYSLLFVVLLASLMGMLLQWIASRVGVVTGRDLAQLCRERYSRRTTLVLWIACEIAIIACDVAEVVGSAVALQMLFGLSLTAGVLCSAVGTFAMLALQSRGRRPLQRAVTALILFVSFCFVVELALAHPVWSNALRGLAPSRELLRDAGMLWLAAGVLGATVMPHNLYLHSALVKEHAPARDDSTVERALTGVNIDTFASLSLAFVVNASLLIVAAAVFHASGHFDVDDLADAHRLIAPLVGSHWAGVVFAVALLACGLNATVTGTLAGQAVMEGFLRLKMARWARALLTRGLAIGPALVAVAAFGQHGSNTLLVATQVVLSLQLPLAVIPLVRFASDAALMGRWRVARVPLALAWGCAGIIVALNGAMLWQAVFSS
- a CDS encoding DUF1289 domain-containing protein, giving the protein MSSNLHDLPDSPCIGVCSTLFDEVCKGCGRTAGEVSNWVFLNDEEKRAIWERIRREGTAMRFRNDRL
- a CDS encoding phospholipase A; translation: MALTLTSTLSGGAHATVAVLQPAREAAAAQPLELTLLYTDDDAKPLTIDVPKQLTVKLTNGDLPPAPITLARDPRVPDRLRLAPGQYRRVRFTAPWPESARGIIKIDPVGFDTSPMLVTLNRGESQTQVAAAERRETQATTPAQLATATAAANTAAVPTTSQDTMLSGRFSTFEPTYFADGKNGDNLAKFQFSFKYRLHLPDDPRSRGFLDNLYFGYTQTAIWNLSAESVPFRDISFQPQLFYYVEDTGVKSPLFTRMGVAAGIGHESNGKSGDESRAINILFVRPTWDFGNLNGNHLTLSPKFYYYLSKSGNQDIADYRGYVDFLVKYGSPDGWQLATTLRKGTKHWYGSVESQLTYPLAKLVGSAWGGYLFASYFNGYGEDILDYNQRHHWIARIGYSIAR